Proteins from a single region of Belliella baltica DSM 15883:
- a CDS encoding DUF4249 family protein gives MRNSILLILLAILNFSCQEEVFLDLQKSERTPVIEAVWTNTVGLNQVQVSFSRDYYSEDPNEIVTDADVFILNLEDNQRIRFRFNEQFQSYLPVNNVTGKLGAIYELHVIIEGKEYISQGKMLEPPVLDSLTFAYQEERVFREEGYYLTLYGKIPFVDDNNYRIRIIRNDTLLNRRSDYLLFDDSFGTSILDRGFELSGFAFNEGDRVRLELFRLNLDVYDYLSQLVNLLFNDGGLFSPPPQNPVSNIRPLDGEGDVLGYFMVSPYLGAVVNIVEDKSD, from the coding sequence ATGAGAAATTCTATTTTATTGATATTGTTAGCCATTTTAAATTTCTCTTGTCAAGAAGAGGTTTTTTTGGATCTTCAAAAATCAGAAAGAACTCCTGTTATTGAAGCTGTTTGGACGAATACTGTTGGGCTTAATCAAGTTCAAGTTTCTTTTTCGAGAGATTATTATTCAGAGGATCCCAATGAAATAGTAACTGATGCAGATGTTTTTATCCTGAATTTGGAGGATAATCAAAGAATTCGATTTAGGTTTAATGAACAGTTTCAAAGTTATCTTCCTGTTAATAATGTAACTGGTAAATTGGGGGCGATCTATGAACTACATGTTATCATTGAGGGGAAAGAATATATTTCACAAGGCAAGATGCTCGAGCCTCCCGTACTTGATTCTTTGACTTTTGCCTATCAGGAAGAAAGAGTTTTTAGAGAAGAAGGATATTATTTGACACTTTATGGGAAAATTCCATTTGTAGATGATAATAATTATCGGATCAGAATTATTAGAAATGATACTTTACTAAATAGAAGATCTGACTATTTGCTTTTTGATGATTCGTTTGGGACTTCTATACTTGATCGAGGGTTTGAATTAAGTGGATTTGCATTTAATGAAGGCGATAGAGTACGTTTAGAGCTTTTTAGATTGAATTTGGATGTCTATGATTACCTATCACAATTAGTGAATTTACTCTTTAATGATGGCGGCTTGTTTAGTCCGCCACCTCAAAATCCTGTTTCAAATATTCGTCCTTTGGATGGTGAAGGAGATGTTTTAGGTTATTTTATGGTCAGTCCATACCTCGGTGCTGTAGTAAATATTGTAGAAGATAAATCTGATTAA
- a CDS encoding THUMP domain-containing class I SAM-dependent RNA methyltransferase yields MLDFAQKGKVVITFKDRFSPFVEKELKDLGFKPKNVFRTYIELYASLNECMYLNMHLRVASHVLFEIKSFYLHHADDIYRRVKTLPWEEYITKDTYFSVNSHVENDSVDNPLFVNVRVKDAIVDRFRENTGVRPDTGSAYDGAVFQLFWKETQATLYINTSGETIAKHGYRKIPGKAPMLEALAAATIYATGWDRKSPFVNPMCGSGTLAIEAALIATNRFPGLYRDHYSFMHIIGYEESAYLKMKAELEEKITPIDGIEIIASDIVEQAVLFTKENAATAGVEDLISYEVCDFEETTIPDSETGIMMVNPEYGERLGEEAELEATYKRLGDFMKQRCAGYTGFVFTGNLDLAKRVGLRPSRKMEFYNGTIDCRLLKYELYKGKKDA; encoded by the coding sequence ATGTTAGATTTTGCTCAAAAAGGAAAGGTAGTCATTACTTTTAAAGATAGATTTTCTCCATTTGTTGAAAAGGAATTAAAAGACCTCGGATTCAAGCCAAAAAATGTATTTAGAACATACATTGAATTGTACGCATCTTTGAACGAATGCATGTATCTTAACATGCATTTGAGAGTAGCTAGTCATGTGCTTTTCGAAATCAAATCCTTCTATTTGCATCATGCAGATGATATTTATAGAAGAGTAAAAACTCTTCCTTGGGAGGAATACATCACAAAAGACACCTATTTTTCAGTGAATTCACATGTGGAAAATGACAGTGTTGACAATCCACTTTTTGTCAATGTCCGAGTGAAAGATGCCATAGTCGATAGGTTTAGAGAAAATACAGGAGTAAGACCCGATACAGGTTCGGCGTATGATGGTGCTGTTTTTCAGTTATTTTGGAAAGAAACTCAGGCAACTTTGTATATCAATACTTCAGGAGAAACTATTGCCAAGCATGGGTATAGAAAAATCCCTGGAAAAGCACCGATGCTGGAAGCACTTGCTGCTGCAACAATTTATGCTACAGGTTGGGATAGAAAGAGTCCTTTTGTGAATCCGATGTGTGGATCAGGAACTTTGGCGATTGAAGCGGCTTTAATTGCTACTAATAGATTTCCTGGATTGTACCGCGACCATTATTCATTTATGCATATTATTGGATATGAAGAGTCTGCATACCTTAAAATGAAGGCAGAGTTGGAGGAAAAGATCACACCGATTGATGGCATAGAAATCATTGCAAGTGATATTGTGGAACAAGCTGTTCTTTTTACAAAAGAAAATGCTGCTACCGCAGGAGTGGAGGACCTAATTTCTTATGAAGTTTGTGATTTTGAAGAAACTACCATTCCTGATTCAGAAACTGGAATCATGATGGTAAATCCAGAATATGGTGAGCGATTAGGCGAAGAAGCTGAATTAGAAGCCACCTACAAACGCTTAGGAGACTTTATGAAGCAAAGGTGTGCCGGATACACTGGGTTTGTATTTACGGGCAACTTGGATTTAGCCAAAAGAGTAGGATTGCGACCATCTCGAAAAATGGAATTTTATAATGGAACTATTGATTGTAGGCTTTTGAAATATGAATTGTATAAAGGCAAGAAAGATGCTTAA
- the ccsA gene encoding cytochrome c biogenesis protein CcsA — MKFLKILFSTKVSLVLLIAFAVSMAVATFIENDHGTAVAWKLVYDAWWFEIIMLWLAFNFLAHISQYKLLHANRWPVGLFHLAFVVILLGAGVTRYLSVDGVMHIREGGSENSFHTSTDYLQVKLSQDSKGLKFEKPINIVPHQFSPEVHQVEFNDNKLQVRIKEYIKAGVETYIDGDETYIDLAVAIGTGREDYILTEGNDLALGNISLGTVQTSTSPIKIFKELDKWMIETNTHLQIMEMSTQQMGVMHEGETSQLQLRSLYQWNGGAFMIKSIVEDAAIVYQAETDEMLAKNMPDVVHLEILDTDGELISNTYIRKVSFNPSWHPFTHEGSNYSLTFGPKNIKLPFELYLNDFDLERYPGSQSPASYASEVMVRSNGEEFPYRIYMNNVLDHRGYRFYQSSYDNDEKGTILSVNQDRPGTYLTYLGYTLLTLGMILTLFAKGSRFQLLNKKLGMLRKKAAASVILVLLSISTLFAQEVPMQDPRLSLTPKEQAEAYGKLIVQDLDGRMKPLNTLANEIIRKLSGKTKIDVPTESGLMTFSSEQFLLAVQLDPVTYSHLPLIKIDQKKSYYVFQTLGVEPTERLSFRDFLDEDGNYLLQEMVEASNKLKPSERNESDKEILKIDERFNIFYALLTGDFLRLFPNKLDRNNTWFTSQQFMQGFDEDDAVFVKNITSLYLAAVDKGIKTDDWAEAEETLSYIELYQQKAGSEVYPNETEIKAELLYTKLNLGTRLFGPFWLLGIVMLALGILSLFKQTKMIGLSWKVGVILTWIGFILFTFHLALRWYIAKHPPWSDGFEMMVFVAWGVLLFGMIFSNKSQFTIPLSLLFSGTLLFVGFLDWLNPEITNLMPVLHSYWLKIHVAIIVSGYVPLALSAIIALLSLILMIFKPSLPKAKWWLSLQELNIVNEMSITIGLFLLTVGTFLGGVWANESWGRYWAWDPKETWALISVIVYAIVLHLRLIPSLKKSLIFNLASLWAFSSIIMTSFGVNYYLSGLHSYAAGDPVPIPIWVYWIVALLLIISLLAIWKYNKIEKDQLKKLMV; from the coding sequence ATGAAATTTTTGAAAATTCTATTTTCAACCAAAGTTAGTTTAGTCTTATTAATTGCCTTTGCTGTCTCTATGGCTGTGGCCACATTTATCGAAAATGATCATGGCACAGCCGTCGCTTGGAAGCTAGTGTATGATGCTTGGTGGTTTGAGATCATTATGTTATGGCTAGCATTTAATTTTCTAGCACATATCAGTCAATACAAATTACTTCATGCCAACCGCTGGCCTGTGGGTCTTTTCCATCTCGCATTTGTGGTTATTCTTTTGGGAGCAGGCGTGACGCGCTATCTGAGTGTTGATGGGGTAATGCACATTAGAGAAGGAGGATCCGAAAACTCATTTCACACCTCAACAGACTACCTTCAAGTAAAATTGTCACAAGACAGTAAAGGTTTGAAATTTGAAAAACCAATCAATATCGTTCCTCATCAGTTTAGCCCTGAAGTTCATCAGGTAGAGTTCAATGACAATAAACTTCAAGTCAGGATAAAAGAATACATCAAAGCTGGTGTAGAGACATATATCGACGGTGATGAAACCTACATCGATCTCGCTGTTGCTATAGGAACTGGAAGGGAAGATTATATCCTAACCGAAGGTAATGATTTGGCTTTGGGAAATATTTCTTTGGGAACTGTACAAACCTCCACAAGCCCAATCAAGATATTCAAAGAACTTGACAAGTGGATGATAGAAACTAATACGCATCTACAAATCATGGAAATGAGCACACAGCAGATGGGAGTCATGCATGAAGGAGAAACAAGTCAGCTGCAATTGCGCTCACTATATCAATGGAATGGCGGTGCTTTTATGATAAAATCAATTGTAGAAGATGCAGCTATCGTCTACCAAGCTGAAACTGACGAAATGCTCGCCAAAAATATGCCCGATGTCGTTCATCTTGAAATTTTGGACACAGATGGCGAATTGATTAGCAACACCTATATCCGCAAGGTAAGCTTCAACCCGAGTTGGCATCCTTTCACCCATGAAGGATCCAATTATAGTCTCACTTTCGGTCCAAAAAACATCAAACTCCCGTTTGAACTTTACCTCAATGATTTTGATCTAGAACGCTATCCTGGGAGTCAAAGCCCAGCTTCCTATGCTTCAGAAGTAATGGTAAGGTCAAATGGAGAAGAATTTCCCTACAGAATTTATATGAATAATGTGCTCGATCACCGAGGATATCGCTTCTATCAGTCTTCTTATGACAATGATGAAAAAGGGACTATCCTTTCCGTCAATCAAGATCGTCCAGGTACCTATTTGACTTATTTAGGTTACACACTTTTGACTTTAGGAATGATTCTAACACTTTTTGCGAAAGGTAGTAGGTTTCAATTACTCAATAAAAAACTTGGGATGCTCCGTAAAAAAGCCGCTGCATCTGTCATACTGGTACTGCTTTCTATCTCAACTCTATTTGCACAGGAAGTACCCATGCAGGACCCTAGATTATCCTTGACACCTAAGGAACAAGCTGAGGCGTATGGAAAATTGATCGTGCAAGATCTTGATGGAAGAATGAAGCCCTTGAATACATTGGCCAACGAGATTATAAGAAAGCTCAGTGGAAAGACCAAAATCGACGTACCAACGGAAAGTGGGCTGATGACATTTAGTTCTGAGCAGTTTTTGCTCGCTGTACAATTAGATCCGGTTACCTATAGTCATCTTCCTTTGATCAAAATCGATCAAAAAAAATCTTATTATGTATTTCAAACGCTCGGAGTAGAACCAACTGAGAGGCTAAGTTTTCGGGATTTCTTAGATGAAGATGGCAATTATCTTTTGCAGGAAATGGTCGAAGCTAGTAATAAGCTCAAACCGTCCGAGCGAAATGAATCAGATAAAGAAATTCTCAAAATAGATGAACGTTTCAATATTTTCTACGCCTTGTTGACTGGTGATTTCTTACGACTTTTTCCAAACAAGTTAGACAGAAATAATACTTGGTTTACAAGTCAGCAATTCATGCAAGGATTTGATGAAGACGACGCCGTATTTGTCAAAAACATTACCTCACTGTATCTCGCAGCTGTTGACAAAGGAATCAAAACTGATGATTGGGCAGAAGCAGAAGAGACACTTTCTTATATCGAACTCTATCAACAAAAAGCCGGAAGTGAAGTCTATCCAAATGAAACCGAAATCAAAGCCGAACTTCTTTACACGAAATTGAACCTAGGAACACGGTTGTTTGGTCCATTTTGGCTTCTTGGAATCGTTATGCTTGCTTTAGGAATTCTATCGCTTTTCAAACAAACCAAAATGATAGGCCTTTCATGGAAAGTTGGAGTGATTTTGACATGGATAGGATTCATCTTGTTCACGTTCCATCTTGCGTTGAGATGGTATATTGCTAAGCATCCACCCTGGTCTGATGGCTTTGAGATGATGGTATTTGTAGCTTGGGGAGTTTTACTATTTGGGATGATCTTTTCCAACAAATCACAGTTCACTATCCCATTATCATTGCTGTTTTCAGGGACTTTGCTGTTTGTTGGTTTTTTGGATTGGCTCAATCCAGAGATTACAAACCTCATGCCTGTGCTCCACTCCTATTGGCTCAAAATACACGTGGCAATCATTGTGAGTGGGTATGTACCTTTGGCACTTTCTGCTATTATTGCCCTACTGAGTCTAATTTTGATGATCTTCAAACCTTCACTGCCAAAAGCTAAATGGTGGCTCAGCTTGCAAGAGCTGAATATCGTGAATGAAATGTCAATTACAATCGGTTTATTCCTACTCACTGTAGGAACGTTTTTAGGTGGCGTTTGGGCAAATGAAAGTTGGGGAAGATACTGGGCTTGGGATCCAAAAGAAACGTGGGCATTGATCTCTGTGATCGTTTATGCGATTGTTCTTCACCTAAGGCTAATCCCATCACTCAAAAAAAGTCTGATTTTTAATTTGGCAAGCCTTTGGGCTTTTAGCTCCATTATCATGACATCCTTTGGAGTGAATTATTACCTTTCTGGATTACATTCCTACGCAGCCGGAGACCCTGTCCCTATTCCTATTTGGGTATATTGGATAGTAGCATTATTGCTGATTATTTCTCTTCTAGCCATTTGGAAGTACAATAAAATTGAAAAAGATCAGCTAAAGAAGTTGATGGTATAA
- a CDS encoding alginate export family protein, protein MRKLMLLGGAIFMALSFNPTFAQFNLDGQFIQRGEFRNGFNRPILENEVPAKFIAHRARLQASYKMENINFYMSIQDIRTWGNTPQVKATDNFLSVHEAWLETNIGENWKIKLGRQELNYDNFRFLGNLDWELQARAHDFALVKYEKEDMKLHFGGGYNQSEQRLAGVFYDMNNNYKAAQMIRYENKFGALNFSLLFWNDGRQFAVRNQAGTITDEGINYRQTVGIPTLKYQKGNTSLSGFYYYQLGVDNFGRNVNAFDLSAQVTQQFDIDSETGKKFRFVAGLEVLSGTSNTGTLENNSFSPLYGTNHLFNGYMDLFYVGGAHENNVGLQDYYIKGRYDFNPKFFLQGDIHRFLTHKNVIQGISQLDKNLGTELDLSFGYIFNSAISLQGGYSHFLYSDTFQSLQNRGTLKNTQNWSYLMLIFRPTMKNRFIGILL, encoded by the coding sequence ATGAGAAAGTTAATGCTTTTAGGAGGGGCCATTTTCATGGCCCTTTCTTTTAATCCTACATTTGCCCAATTTAATTTAGATGGGCAATTTATTCAAAGAGGTGAATTCCGAAACGGATTCAATAGACCTATTTTGGAAAATGAAGTTCCTGCAAAATTCATCGCCCACAGAGCAAGACTACAGGCTAGCTACAAGATGGAAAACATCAACTTTTATATGTCGATTCAAGACATTCGGACTTGGGGAAATACACCACAAGTGAAAGCAACTGATAATTTCCTTTCTGTCCATGAAGCTTGGCTGGAAACCAATATTGGAGAAAATTGGAAAATCAAACTCGGCCGCCAAGAATTGAACTATGATAATTTCAGATTTCTAGGAAACCTAGATTGGGAATTGCAAGCGAGGGCGCACGATTTTGCTTTGGTCAAATATGAAAAAGAAGACATGAAACTGCATTTTGGAGGTGGCTATAACCAAAGTGAACAACGACTCGCAGGTGTCTTCTATGACATGAACAATAATTACAAAGCAGCGCAAATGATTCGCTATGAAAATAAATTTGGAGCGCTTAACTTCTCTCTCCTCTTTTGGAATGATGGGAGGCAGTTTGCTGTCAGGAATCAAGCTGGAACAATCACCGATGAAGGAATCAATTACAGACAGACCGTTGGTATTCCAACCTTGAAATACCAAAAGGGCAATACCTCCTTAAGTGGCTTTTACTATTACCAACTTGGTGTAGATAATTTTGGGAGAAATGTGAATGCCTTCGATCTTTCGGCACAAGTCACTCAGCAGTTTGATATAGATTCCGAAACAGGCAAAAAATTTAGATTCGTCGCTGGATTAGAAGTTTTAAGCGGTACATCCAATACTGGAACTCTGGAAAACAACTCCTTCTCTCCTCTTTACGGGACTAATCATCTTTTTAATGGCTATATGGATCTTTTCTATGTTGGTGGTGCGCATGAAAACAATGTTGGCTTACAAGATTATTACATCAAAGGAAGGTATGACTTCAACCCTAAATTCTTTCTCCAAGGTGACATTCATCGCTTTTTAACACATAAAAATGTGATTCAAGGAATTTCGCAACTGGACAAGAATCTGGGAACTGAATTGGATCTTTCTTTTGGATACATTTTCAATTCGGCTATTTCGCTCCAAGGGGGCTATAGTCATTTCCTCTACTCAGATACTTTCCAAAGTTTGCAAAACAGAGGCACTTTAAAAAACACCCAAAATTGGTCCTACTTGATGTTAATCTTTAGGCCTACAATGAAAAATCGATTTATAGGGATTTTACTCTAA
- the nrfA gene encoding ammonia-forming cytochrome c nitrite reductase: protein MKNWILFGLTALSVFLLAMLAYTIMDRKTEARFAYQAKVSIDGIEPRDSIWGLNYPRQYQSYMKTQDTTFSSMYNTSGFLDVLDEQPELVILWAGYAFSKDYNQPRGHAYAVTDVQNSLRIGSPMEAGDGVMPSTCWTCKSPDVPRLMSELGVTEYYSQKLSDFGKEVINPIGCADCHNPETMNLTITRPALIEAYEAMGKDINQASHQEMRSLVCAQCHVEYYFDKTKPGKENAQYLTFPWKDGMDVESVEAYFDNIDFADWVHPLSKARMLKAQHPDYELFTLGVHAKRGVSCADCHMPYKTEGGQKFTDHHIGSPLSNVENSCFVCHREKESDLMTDVYDRQRKIKEGTSKLQKLLAMAHVEAAKAWELGATESQMKDILLGIRHSQWRWDYAVASHGAAFHAPLETSRIVTSATGIAQETRIKLARLLADLGHNKPVDMPTFDKKILQAYIGLDIPAEKAAKETFLEQVVPQWIKDGKAREAKKEVKVISSK from the coding sequence ATGAAAAATTGGATTCTTTTCGGCCTTACAGCTTTATCAGTCTTTTTACTCGCCATGCTCGCCTATACGATCATGGATAGAAAAACTGAGGCAAGATTTGCCTATCAGGCAAAAGTCAGCATAGATGGGATAGAACCTCGAGATTCTATCTGGGGACTCAACTACCCAAGACAATATCAATCTTACATGAAAACCCAAGACACCACATTCAGCAGTATGTACAATACATCTGGATTCCTTGATGTATTAGACGAGCAGCCGGAATTGGTTATTCTTTGGGCAGGATATGCTTTCAGTAAAGATTACAATCAACCTCGTGGACACGCGTATGCTGTCACTGATGTTCAAAACTCTCTCCGAATTGGCTCTCCCATGGAAGCTGGAGATGGTGTCATGCCAAGTACATGCTGGACCTGTAAAAGTCCCGATGTTCCTAGGTTAATGAGTGAATTGGGGGTAACCGAATATTACAGTCAAAAACTCTCTGATTTCGGAAAAGAAGTGATCAATCCTATTGGTTGTGCTGATTGCCACAATCCAGAAACTATGAATCTAACCATCACCCGTCCCGCTTTGATAGAAGCCTATGAGGCAATGGGAAAAGATATCAATCAAGCATCACATCAAGAAATGCGCTCTTTAGTCTGTGCGCAATGCCATGTGGAATATTACTTTGACAAAACTAAACCTGGAAAAGAAAATGCTCAATACCTTACATTTCCTTGGAAAGATGGAATGGATGTAGAATCTGTAGAAGCTTATTTTGATAATATAGATTTTGCAGATTGGGTTCACCCTCTATCTAAGGCTAGAATGCTAAAAGCACAGCATCCAGACTACGAACTTTTCACGCTAGGTGTGCATGCTAAAAGGGGCGTTTCTTGTGCAGACTGTCACATGCCGTACAAAACTGAAGGTGGTCAAAAATTCACAGATCACCACATTGGTTCTCCTTTGAGTAATGTCGAAAACTCTTGTTTCGTATGTCACAGGGAGAAAGAAAGTGATCTTATGACAGATGTCTATGATAGACAAAGAAAAATCAAAGAAGGAACCTCCAAACTACAAAAGCTTTTGGCAATGGCACATGTAGAAGCTGCAAAAGCTTGGGAATTAGGAGCCACAGAATCTCAAATGAAAGATATTCTTCTAGGAATTCGTCATTCTCAATGGAGATGGGATTATGCAGTAGCATCTCACGGAGCAGCTTTTCACGCTCCTTTGGAAACCAGTAGAATAGTCACCTCTGCTACAGGCATAGCCCAAGAAACCAGAATAAAACTTGCAAGACTTCTTGCTGATCTTGGTCACAACAAACCTGTTGACATGCCCACCTTTGATAAAAAAATACTTCAAGCCTACATAGGGCTAGATATACCAGCAGAAAAAGCGGCGAAAGAAACCTTCTTAGAACAAGTAGTCCCTCAGTGGATCAAAGATGGCAAAGCTAGAGAAGCGAAAAAAGAAGTAAAAGTCATCAGTAGTAAATAA
- the nrfH gene encoding cytochrome c nitrite reductase small subunit encodes MSKFQSFKKFLFRYSLVPPRKWRPYATVLVAIIFGLGIYVLRISNAVSYLSDDPQACVNCHIMTPQYITWTNSSHREVAHCNDCHVPHNNVFNKYFFKAKDGLYHASIFTIRAEPEVIKALEPSIAVIQSNCIRCHEPQVTDAKMASFVDDHHAKRTDRICWECHREVPHGRTKSLSAVGHQIEPIKAHAPADISVIPKWLKESMDKKENQASIK; translated from the coding sequence ATGTCGAAATTTCAAAGTTTCAAAAAATTTCTTTTTAGATATAGTCTTGTCCCTCCAAGAAAATGGAGACCTTATGCTACCGTATTGGTTGCTATAATTTTTGGACTTGGCATCTATGTCTTAAGAATCAGTAATGCAGTATCTTATCTATCGGATGATCCTCAGGCATGTGTCAATTGCCACATCATGACTCCACAGTATATCACTTGGACGAATAGTTCTCATAGAGAAGTTGCCCATTGCAATGATTGCCATGTACCCCATAATAATGTCTTCAATAAGTATTTTTTCAAAGCCAAAGATGGACTCTATCATGCCTCCATATTTACCATACGCGCTGAACCTGAAGTAATCAAAGCACTAGAACCTTCTATTGCAGTGATCCAAAGTAATTGTATCAGATGTCACGAGCCACAAGTCACAGATGCGAAAATGGCTTCTTTTGTGGATGATCATCACGCTAAAAGAACTGATAGAATCTGTTGGGAATGTCACAGAGAAGTTCCGCATGGAAGAACAAAGAGTCTCTCTGCTGTTGGTCATCAGATAGAACCCATAAAAGCACATGCACCTGCAGATATCAGTGTGATTCCCAAATGGCTCAAAGAGTCAATGGATAAAAAAGAAAATCAAGCCTCAATCAAATAA
- a CDS encoding sensor histidine kinase — protein MNNILKSFYSLPGLKRSYALKFFVITFLGIHIPLIGLSIFLLVLPNEIESLTIFWIVLGFTLLGTALTLYILNYLIKPIQKADQALLQYISDRKIPKLSIEGEDELVRLLQSMEKTILRTEELIDQKNDLIYLLSHDLRAPIVKARGVFELLKTETDREFVEDISNQLATEMNAQLDLIESLLRLLQDEHNSREIPRIDMEDFQAVLDEVLKSSQNQIEEKNLKVEVSINGNSQILAEKVLVRQLILNLLSNAIKFSKDGGSIKLEGNGKINSFLFQVKDEGIGFDPRLTSRFFQKFSSYQKEGTNGEKSTGLGLYISRKIAERYGAKLSAYSPGEDKGAVFEVEFPSK, from the coding sequence ATGAATAATATTCTTAAAAGTTTCTATTCACTGCCTGGTCTGAAGCGCAGTTATGCGTTAAAGTTTTTTGTAATCACTTTTCTCGGAATTCATATTCCATTGATTGGTTTGTCTATTTTCTTATTAGTCCTCCCGAATGAAATTGAATCTTTAACCATATTTTGGATTGTATTGGGTTTTACCTTGTTAGGAACTGCTTTGACTTTATATATTTTGAATTATCTAATCAAACCAATTCAAAAGGCTGATCAGGCTTTGTTGCAATATATTTCTGACCGTAAAATCCCTAAATTGAGTATAGAAGGAGAAGACGAGTTGGTCAGATTGCTTCAAAGTATGGAAAAGACAATTTTGCGAACTGAAGAATTGATAGATCAAAAAAATGATTTGATTTATTTGTTATCACATGATTTAAGAGCACCTATAGTAAAAGCTAGAGGTGTTTTTGAATTATTGAAGACAGAAACTGATAGAGAATTTGTAGAAGATATTTCTAACCAATTGGCTACTGAGATGAATGCTCAGCTAGATTTGATTGAGAGTTTACTTAGATTATTACAGGATGAACACAATAGTCGTGAGATTCCAAGAATTGATATGGAGGATTTTCAAGCTGTTTTAGATGAGGTATTAAAAAGTAGTCAAAATCAAATAGAGGAGAAAAATTTGAAAGTTGAGGTTTCAATAAATGGAAATTCACAAATTCTGGCTGAAAAAGTTTTGGTGAGACAATTGATTTTAAATTTATTGTCAAACGCTATTAAATTTAGCAAGGATGGAGGTTCTATAAAGTTAGAAGGTAATGGAAAAATCAATTCATTTTTATTTCAAGTAAAAGATGAAGGTATTGGGTTTGATCCAAGATTGACGAGTCGGTTTTTTCAAAAATTTTCTTCCTATCAAAAAGAAGGGACTAATGGAGAAAAATCCACAGGATTAGGATTATACATTAGCAGAAAGATAGCTGAACGCTATGGAGCAAAGCTTTCTGCTTACAGCCCTGGAGAAGATAAAGGAGCTGTTTTTGAAGTAGAGTTTCCATCTAAATAA